One genomic segment of Bradyrhizobium diazoefficiens includes these proteins:
- a CDS encoding ABC transporter ATP-binding protein, with the protein MTALSKKPAAIRVVLPFVFRHWLKQPGSTLVVVGSLLSATAADLFMPVFSGHLIDALTRGPSDADARHAALVAFGAIVALGAASMVLRLAGLQAIVPFTLKIMSEVAQDAFMRVQRFSTDWHANSFAGSTVRKITRGMWALDLLNDTILLALLPSLVVLIGSMILLGVHWTSLGAVIALGALVYVTMTVLFSTRYIAPAARVSNAWDTKVGGTLADALTCNAVVKSFGAELREDTRLARVINRWRVRVRRTWLRYNYTAMAQLSLLLCLRGSVIGGSVLLWMYGHASPGDVTYVLTSYYVIHAYLRDVGMHINNLQRSVNDMEELVAIHDEPIGIADAADARPIAIEGGEIVFDDVTFHYGGHRAPLYDGLSLTIRAGERVGLVGRSGSGKTTFVKLVQRLYDVSDGRVLIDGQDIAKATQQSLRSQIAIVQQDPILFHRSLAENIAYGRPGASLEAIEQAARLANAHDFILRLPKDYGTLVGERGVKLSGGERQRVALARAFLADAPVLILDEATSSLDSESEALIQQAMERLMKGRTAIVIAHRLSTVRSLDRILVFDRGEIVEQGTHAMLAGKPGGVYRGLFERQVVELGHVAAAE; encoded by the coding sequence ATGACTGCTCTGTCAAAGAAGCCCGCGGCGATACGTGTGGTGCTGCCTTTCGTGTTCCGGCACTGGCTGAAGCAGCCGGGATCTACGCTGGTCGTTGTCGGCAGCCTGCTGAGCGCGACCGCGGCCGACCTGTTCATGCCGGTCTTTTCCGGGCATCTGATCGATGCGCTGACGCGCGGGCCCTCCGATGCCGATGCGCGCCACGCCGCGCTGGTCGCATTCGGCGCCATCGTGGCGCTGGGCGCGGCCTCGATGGTGCTGCGGCTCGCAGGCCTGCAGGCGATCGTGCCGTTCACGCTGAAGATCATGTCCGAGGTCGCGCAGGACGCGTTCATGCGCGTGCAGCGCTTCTCGACCGACTGGCACGCCAACTCCTTCGCCGGCTCCACCGTGCGGAAGATCACGCGCGGCATGTGGGCGCTCGACCTGCTCAACGACACCATTTTGCTGGCGCTGCTGCCGTCGCTGGTCGTGCTGATCGGCTCGATGATCCTGCTCGGCGTGCACTGGACATCGTTAGGTGCGGTGATTGCGCTCGGGGCACTTGTCTATGTCACGATGACCGTGCTGTTCTCGACGCGCTACATCGCGCCGGCGGCGCGCGTCTCCAATGCCTGGGACACCAAGGTCGGCGGCACGCTGGCGGATGCGCTGACCTGCAACGCCGTGGTGAAATCCTTCGGCGCGGAGCTGCGCGAGGATACGCGGCTCGCCCGCGTCATCAACCGCTGGCGCGTGCGGGTGCGGCGGACCTGGTTGCGCTACAACTACACCGCCATGGCGCAGCTCTCGCTGCTGCTGTGCCTGCGGGGATCCGTGATCGGCGGATCGGTGCTGCTATGGATGTACGGGCATGCCTCGCCCGGCGACGTCACCTATGTGCTGACGAGCTACTATGTCATCCACGCCTATTTGCGCGATGTCGGCATGCACATCAACAACCTCCAGCGCTCGGTCAACGACATGGAGGAGCTGGTGGCGATCCATGACGAGCCGATCGGAATCGCGGACGCTGCCGACGCGCGGCCGATTGCCATCGAGGGCGGCGAGATCGTGTTCGACGACGTCACGTTCCATTATGGCGGCCATCGTGCACCGCTGTACGACGGATTGTCGCTGACGATCCGCGCCGGCGAGCGCGTGGGCTTGGTCGGCCGTTCCGGCTCCGGCAAGACCACCTTCGTCAAGCTGGTGCAGCGGCTCTACGACGTCTCTGATGGACGCGTGCTGATCGACGGCCAGGACATCGCGAAGGCGACGCAGCAATCGCTGCGCAGCCAGATCGCGATCGTGCAGCAGGACCCGATCCTGTTCCATCGCTCGCTCGCCGAGAACATCGCCTATGGCCGGCCCGGCGCCAGCCTCGAGGCGATCGAGCAGGCGGCGCGGCTGGCGAATGCGCACGATTTCATCCTGCGCTTGCCGAAGGACTACGGCACGCTGGTCGGCGAGCGCGGCGTCAAGCTCTCGGGCGGCGAGCGGCAGCGCGTGGCGCTGGCGCGCGCCTTCCTGGCCGATGCGCCGGTGCTGATCCTGGACGAGGCGACCTCGAGCCTCGATTCGGAATCGGAGGCGCTGATCCAGCAGGCGATGGAGCGGCTGATGAAGGGCCGCACCGCGATCGTGATCGCGCACCGCCTGTCGACCGTGAGGAGCCTCGACCGCATCCTGGTCTTCGACCGCGGCGAGATCGTCGAGCAGGGCACCCACGCCATGCTCGCGGGCAAGCCGGGCGGCGTCTATCGCGGCCTGTTCGAGCGCCAGGTGGTGGAGCTCGGACACGTCGCAGCAGCCGAGTGA
- a CDS encoding MATE family efflux transporter, whose protein sequence is MKDLTHGSIVRHILAMAPPIMAGMVTIMICQLVDLYFVSGLGDAAVAGVAAAGNAGFLINALIQVLGVGTVALIAHAVGRKDRPDANLIFNQAIALSALFGLLTLAMGAALSRLYMCSVAADQATIEAGTTYLLWFMPALALEFAMQVLASALRATGIVRPAMSVRVLAVAINIALAPVLISGWGTGYALGVAGAGLASSIAVFIGVLMLLAHFRATERYVAFNPAQWRPQPRHLKRILNVGLPAGGEFAMMFIFMAVVYYVLSDFGAAAQAGFGIGQRVLGLIQMPALAVALAAGPIAGQNVGAANGARVRETFVKSALITTVVMIGFMTIAQLKPELLLAGFSNDRETMAVAYLFLRIISLNMVAQGLIFTCSSMFQGLGNTKPVLLSSATRVFTYSLPAIWLSTRPGFRMEYVWYVSIAATTLQAALSLWLLRRELRKRFARLPHDEVAKPVEDLVAPPVRAPA, encoded by the coding sequence ATGAAAGACCTGACACACGGCTCCATCGTGAGACACATCCTGGCCATGGCGCCGCCGATCATGGCCGGCATGGTCACGATCATGATCTGCCAGCTGGTCGATCTCTACTTCGTGTCGGGATTGGGCGATGCGGCCGTGGCGGGCGTCGCCGCGGCCGGCAATGCCGGCTTTCTCATCAACGCGCTGATCCAGGTGCTGGGCGTCGGCACGGTGGCGCTGATCGCGCATGCCGTCGGACGCAAGGATCGGCCGGACGCCAACCTGATCTTCAACCAGGCGATCGCGCTCTCGGCGCTGTTCGGCCTGCTGACCCTGGCCATGGGCGCAGCGCTCTCGCGCCTCTACATGTGCTCGGTTGCCGCGGACCAGGCCACGATCGAGGCGGGGACGACTTATCTGTTGTGGTTCATGCCGGCGCTGGCGCTGGAATTCGCCATGCAAGTGCTGGCATCGGCGCTGCGTGCGACCGGCATCGTGCGCCCCGCGATGTCGGTGCGGGTGCTCGCGGTCGCGATCAACATCGCGCTGGCGCCGGTGCTGATCTCGGGCTGGGGCACCGGCTACGCGCTCGGCGTTGCCGGCGCAGGGCTGGCGAGCTCGATCGCAGTATTCATCGGCGTTCTGATGCTGCTGGCGCATTTCCGCGCAACCGAGCGCTATGTCGCATTCAATCCGGCGCAGTGGCGCCCGCAGCCGCGCCATCTGAAGCGTATTCTCAATGTCGGTCTGCCGGCGGGCGGCGAGTTCGCGATGATGTTCATCTTCATGGCAGTGGTCTATTACGTGCTCAGCGACTTCGGCGCGGCGGCGCAGGCGGGATTCGGCATCGGGCAGCGTGTGCTCGGCCTGATCCAGATGCCGGCGCTCGCGGTCGCGCTCGCGGCCGGGCCGATCGCCGGCCAGAATGTCGGCGCTGCCAACGGCGCGCGGGTGCGGGAAACCTTCGTCAAGTCGGCGCTGATCACCACTGTCGTGATGATCGGATTCATGACCATTGCGCAGCTGAAGCCGGAGCTGCTGCTCGCCGGATTCTCCAACGACCGGGAGACGATGGCGGTCGCCTATCTGTTCCTGCGGATCATCTCGCTCAATATGGTGGCGCAAGGACTGATCTTCACCTGCTCGAGCATGTTCCAGGGCCTCGGCAACACCAAGCCGGTGCTGCTGAGCTCGGCGACGCGCGTGTTCACCTATTCGCTGCCGGCGATCTGGCTCTCGACGCGTCCCGGCTTCCGCATGGAGTATGTCTGGTACGTGTCGATCGCGGCGACCACGCTCCAGGCGGCTTTGAGCCTGTGGCTGCTGCGCCGCGAGCTCAGGAAGCGCTTCGCGCGGTTGCCGCATGACGAGGTCGCAAAGCCAGTGGAAGACCTGGTCGCGCCTCCTGTGCGCGCGCCCGCGTAG
- a CDS encoding sulfite exporter TauE/SafE family protein, which yields METLTYVLLLFGALAGGFVSGLAGFGTALMALGIWLYVLPPSLAVPLVLICSVIAQTSTLPSMWKSFDLSLVWPFLIGGLLGVPLGTMMIASADPKVFKLSVGVLILIFSSALYLNKRPLAIKFGGRIADGAIGFAGGVLGGLAGLSGPLPILWANIRGWNKHERRGIFQLFNFTVLATALVLQTASGIVELKLVWLALVAFPGTLVGAWAGARVYHALNDKHFGDVVLGLLFLSGLTLVWNSLGAH from the coding sequence TTGGAAACGCTCACCTACGTGCTGCTGCTGTTCGGCGCACTGGCCGGCGGCTTCGTCTCGGGGCTGGCCGGATTCGGCACGGCGCTGATGGCGCTCGGCATCTGGCTCTACGTGCTGCCGCCCTCGCTCGCGGTGCCGCTGGTGCTGATCTGCTCGGTGATCGCGCAGACCTCGACGCTGCCATCGATGTGGAAGAGCTTTGATCTGTCACTGGTGTGGCCGTTCCTGATCGGAGGACTGCTCGGCGTGCCGCTGGGCACCATGATGATCGCCTCCGCCGATCCAAAGGTGTTCAAGCTGAGCGTCGGCGTGCTGATCCTGATCTTTTCGAGCGCGCTCTATCTGAACAAGAGGCCGCTCGCCATCAAGTTCGGCGGCCGGATCGCCGACGGCGCGATCGGCTTTGCCGGCGGCGTTCTTGGCGGCCTCGCCGGTTTGTCAGGGCCGCTGCCGATCCTGTGGGCCAACATCCGCGGCTGGAACAAGCATGAGCGGCGCGGAATCTTCCAGCTCTTCAATTTCACTGTGCTCGCCACTGCGCTGGTGTTGCAGACCGCGTCAGGCATCGTCGAGCTCAAGCTCGTCTGGCTCGCGCTGGTCGCCTTTCCGGGCACGTTGGTCGGCGCATGGGCCGGCGCGCGCGTCTATCACGCGCTGAACGACAAGCATTTTGGCGATGTCGTGCTTGGCCTGTTGTTCCTGTCGGGCCTAACGCTCGTCTGGAACAGTCTTGGCGCGCATTAG
- a CDS encoding PLP-dependent aminotransferase family protein, producing the protein MDWTPTIAELSGPRYQRIVEAMEADIAAGRLVRGQQLPTQRALAKALGIDLTTVTRAYTEARRRGIMEARVGQGSFVSETSARRGVDLPHPVAIDLSMNVPPHPLEAQLDERIIAGMEALRAQSGLTAFLNYQPPGGSAHEREVAARWMRARVAHAHADRLVIFPGAQTILFNLLAHLARPGDVVLTEGLTFPGIKAAAARLGVKLVSVAMDDGGILPDALAKACRTHKPKAVYLIPTLHNPTTATLSPERREAIAKIIRDADTILIEDDAYGLLDRSASPIANLIPERTYLATTLSKCIAPALRVAYLMTPDDDAQLQMRGYLQATVQMPTPLMVALVTHWIEAGIADRIITAIRNEAVGRQQLAQRALKGFQFLAKPAAHHLWLRLPEGRPDIAAHLLRNGLAVVAGDAFTVDGTPPHAARVSLGAARNRAELTEAVRILVGALHKPAETRQIV; encoded by the coding sequence ATGGATTGGACTCCTACAATCGCCGAGCTGAGCGGGCCGCGCTACCAGCGCATCGTCGAGGCCATGGAGGCCGACATCGCCGCCGGCCGCTTGGTACGCGGCCAGCAGCTCCCGACGCAACGCGCACTGGCAAAAGCGCTCGGCATCGACCTCACCACGGTGACGCGCGCCTACACCGAGGCGCGGCGCCGCGGCATCATGGAGGCGCGCGTCGGACAGGGCTCGTTCGTGTCGGAGACCAGCGCACGCCGCGGGGTCGACCTGCCGCATCCCGTCGCGATCGACCTCTCGATGAACGTGCCGCCGCATCCGCTGGAGGCGCAGCTCGACGAGCGCATCATCGCGGGGATGGAGGCCCTTCGCGCGCAATCGGGCCTGACTGCATTCCTGAACTATCAGCCGCCCGGCGGCAGCGCGCATGAGCGCGAGGTTGCGGCGCGCTGGATGCGCGCACGCGTAGCACACGCCCATGCCGACAGGCTGGTGATATTTCCCGGCGCGCAGACCATCCTGTTCAACCTGCTCGCCCATCTGGCGCGGCCCGGCGACGTCGTGCTGACCGAAGGCCTCACTTTTCCCGGCATCAAGGCGGCCGCGGCACGGCTTGGGGTCAAGCTCGTCAGCGTCGCCATGGACGACGGCGGCATATTGCCCGATGCGCTGGCGAAGGCTTGCCGCACGCACAAGCCCAAAGCCGTCTATCTCATTCCGACGCTGCACAATCCGACTACCGCAACGCTCTCTCCCGAACGCCGTGAGGCCATCGCCAAGATCATCCGCGATGCCGATACGATTCTGATCGAGGACGATGCCTACGGCCTGCTCGACCGCTCGGCATCGCCGATCGCCAATCTCATTCCCGAGCGGACATATCTCGCAACCACGCTGTCAAAATGCATCGCGCCGGCGCTGCGCGTCGCTTATCTCATGACGCCCGATGACGATGCGCAGCTTCAGATGCGCGGCTATTTGCAGGCGACCGTGCAGATGCCGACGCCGCTGATGGTCGCGCTGGTGACGCACTGGATCGAAGCCGGCATCGCCGATCGGATTATCACCGCGATCCGCAACGAGGCGGTCGGCCGCCAGCAGCTCGCGCAGCGCGCATTGAAGGGTTTCCAGTTCCTGGCCAAGCCGGCTGCGCATCATCTCTGGCTGCGGCTGCCGGAGGGCCGCCCCGACATCGCGGCTCATCTCTTGCGCAACGGCCTCGCGGTCGTCGCCGGCGATGCCTTCACCGTAGATGGAACGCCGCCACATGCCGCACGCGTTTCGCTGGGCGCAGCGCGCAACAGAGCTGAACTGACGGAGGCAGTGCGCATTCTGGTCGGCGCGCTGCACAAGCCCGCGGAGACCAGGCAGATCGTCTAG
- a CDS encoding DUF983 domain-containing protein produces MTTGSVSLAKAMWCGFRGKCPNCGEGHMFGRFLKVAGSCDHCGEELFHQRADDFPAYLVMVVVGHLVVPAILAVETAYAPPVWLQLAAWLPVTLFASLALLQPTKGAIVGLQWQIGMHGFEAGKLRREARELAPVLVKADSRAA; encoded by the coding sequence ATGACGACCGGTTCGGTTTCTCTGGCAAAGGCGATGTGGTGTGGTTTTCGCGGCAAGTGCCCGAACTGCGGCGAGGGACATATGTTCGGGCGCTTCCTGAAAGTCGCGGGCAGTTGCGATCACTGCGGCGAGGAGTTGTTCCACCAGCGCGCCGACGATTTCCCGGCCTATCTGGTGATGGTCGTGGTCGGCCATCTCGTGGTGCCGGCGATCCTCGCGGTCGAGACGGCCTACGCGCCGCCGGTCTGGCTGCAGCTGGCGGCGTGGCTGCCGGTGACGCTGTTCGCCTCGCTCGCGCTGCTGCAGCCGACCAAGGGAGCCATCGTCGGCCTGCAATGGCAGATCGGCATGCACGGCTTCGAGGCGGGCAAGCTGCGGCGCGAGGCCCGCGAACTCGCTCCGGTGCTGGTGAAGGCGGATTCGCGCGCCGCCTGA
- a CDS encoding alpha/beta fold hydrolase — MAARAKTFLLCHGAWSGGWAWKKMHPLMMQAGHRLVAPTYTGLGERAHLASPAIDLDTHINDILNVIAFEDLSDIVLLGHSYGGMVATGVADRARERVSQLIYLDAFVPCDGQSLFDLNESGREPMRKAAAAGDGYRIPPNPPPPDTPLADLDWLNARRINMPIKCFETRLKLQHGKLAMPRSYIYCKRIPPGDVFGQFAKRTKSEEGWRYFELDASHAPNVTAPEALMGVLEEIVG; from the coding sequence ATGGCCGCACGCGCGAAAACCTTCCTGCTCTGTCATGGCGCCTGGTCCGGCGGATGGGCCTGGAAGAAGATGCATCCGCTGATGATGCAGGCCGGCCATCGCCTGGTCGCGCCGACCTACACCGGTCTTGGCGAGCGTGCGCATCTCGCCAGCCCGGCGATCGATCTCGACACGCATATCAACGACATCCTCAACGTCATCGCCTTCGAGGACCTCTCCGACATCGTGCTGCTCGGCCACAGCTATGGCGGCATGGTCGCGACCGGCGTTGCCGATCGCGCGCGCGAACGTGTGTCGCAGCTGATCTATCTCGATGCCTTCGTGCCGTGCGATGGCCAGTCGCTGTTCGACCTCAACGAGAGCGGTCGCGAGCCGATGCGCAAGGCGGCCGCTGCGGGCGATGGCTATCGCATCCCACCGAACCCGCCGCCGCCGGACACGCCGCTGGCCGATCTCGACTGGCTCAATGCGCGCCGCATCAACATGCCGATCAAATGTTTCGAGACCAGGCTGAAGCTCCAACACGGCAAACTCGCGATGCCGCGCAGCTACATCTACTGCAAGCGCATTCCGCCCGGCGATGTGTTCGGGCAATTCGCCAAACGGACGAAGAGCGAGGAGGGCTGGCGCTATTTCGAGCTCGACGCGAGCCACGCGCCGAATGTCACGGCACCGGAAGCGTTGATGGGTGTGTTGGAGGAGATTGTTGGCTGA
- a CDS encoding YciI family protein has product MQYLLMIYQNEVEYAKNDAATSQKMLAEYQAFTQSIIQSGNFKAGDRLRPTTTATTVRVRDGKTLTTDGPFAETREQLGGYYLIEAKDLNAAIEIAARIPSARIGSIEVRPIWVYDK; this is encoded by the coding sequence ATGCAGTATCTGCTGATGATCTACCAGAACGAGGTCGAGTACGCGAAGAATGACGCGGCGACCAGCCAGAAGATGCTGGCCGAGTACCAGGCCTTCACGCAATCCATCATCCAGAGCGGCAATTTCAAGGCCGGCGACCGGCTGCGGCCGACCACGACCGCGACGACCGTGCGCGTGCGCGACGGCAAGACGCTGACGACCGACGGTCCGTTTGCGGAGACGCGCGAGCAACTCGGCGGCTACTATTTGATCGAGGCCAAGGACCTGAACGCAGCGATCGAGATTGCCGCGCGCATTCCGAGCGCGCGCATCGGCTCAATCGAGGTGCGGCCGATCTGGGTGTACGACAAGTGA
- a CDS encoding RNA polymerase sigma factor, protein MTPSEIDKIFRDEAGRALATLIRLVGDFDLAEDALQEAFAVALERWPACGAPDNPRAWLVNVAKHKAIDRVRRQTVFRGKEQQLVHELELNAQAVDEPPAMLDDDMLRLIFTCCHPSFAPEVQVALTLRTVCGLSTVQVARAFLVSEEAMAQRLVRAKQKIRLAGIPYEVPERDTLVPRLDGVLTVIYLVFTEGYVATSGADLMRPDLAVEAIRLGRLLDRLMPERAGIKGLLSLMLLHDARRAGRETAAGDVVLLEEQDRMLWDRKQIEEGLRLVDDALRLPGRPQAYAVQAAIAALHARAASFEETDWAQIAGLYEVLLRISPSPVIELNHAAAVSMVDGPARALDLVDAITARGGLNGYELLPAVRADLLRRLGRKDEARAAYLAATEATQLEPLRRLYARRMREMD, encoded by the coding sequence ATGACCCCTAGTGAGATCGACAAGATCTTCCGCGACGAGGCGGGGCGGGCGCTGGCCACGCTGATCCGCCTCGTCGGCGATTTCGATCTGGCCGAGGACGCGCTCCAAGAAGCCTTTGCCGTCGCGCTGGAGCGCTGGCCGGCGTGCGGGGCACCCGACAATCCGCGCGCCTGGCTGGTCAATGTCGCCAAGCACAAGGCGATCGACCGGGTCCGCCGCCAGACCGTCTTCCGCGGCAAGGAGCAACAGCTCGTGCACGAGCTCGAGCTCAATGCGCAGGCCGTCGACGAGCCGCCGGCGATGCTCGACGACGACATGCTGCGGCTGATCTTCACCTGCTGCCATCCTTCCTTTGCGCCCGAGGTGCAGGTCGCGCTCACGCTGCGCACCGTCTGCGGGCTCTCGACCGTGCAGGTCGCGCGCGCCTTTCTCGTCAGTGAGGAGGCGATGGCGCAGCGCCTCGTTCGCGCCAAGCAGAAGATCAGGCTGGCAGGCATCCCGTATGAAGTGCCCGAACGTGACACTCTGGTGCCGCGTCTCGACGGCGTGCTCACCGTGATCTATCTCGTCTTCACCGAAGGTTATGTCGCGACCTCAGGTGCGGATTTGATGCGGCCCGATCTCGCGGTCGAGGCCATCCGGCTCGGCCGCCTGCTCGACCGCTTGATGCCGGAGCGCGCGGGCATCAAGGGCCTGCTCTCCCTGATGCTGCTGCACGACGCGCGCCGCGCCGGGCGCGAGACGGCGGCCGGCGACGTCGTGCTGCTCGAGGAGCAGGACCGCATGCTGTGGGATCGCAAGCAGATCGAGGAAGGCCTGCGTCTGGTGGACGATGCGCTGCGCCTGCCCGGCCGGCCGCAGGCTTATGCCGTGCAGGCCGCGATCGCCGCGCTGCATGCGCGCGCGGCGAGTTTTGAGGAGACCGACTGGGCGCAGATCGCCGGGCTCTACGAGGTGCTGCTGCGCATCAGCCCGTCGCCGGTGATCGAGCTCAATCACGCCGCGGCGGTGTCGATGGTCGACGGGCCCGCACGCGCGCTCGATCTCGTCGACGCGATCACCGCGCGCGGCGGGCTCAATGGCTACGAACTGTTGCCTGCCGTGCGCGCGGATCTGCTGCGTCGACTGGGACGGAAGGACGAAGCGCGCGCCGCCTATCTTGCCGCGACCGAGGCGACGCAGCTCGAGCCGTTGCGGCGGCTCTATGCGCGGCGGATGCGGGAGATGGATTAG
- a CDS encoding N-acetylmuramoyl-L-alanine amidase has protein sequence MPSGSSTPSDSKRQRVLPVPKAAANIRTFEPDSSIVSDIIPSPNYGERNKGRQPDMILLHYTGMPDVEGALARLCTAGTEVSAHYVVLEDGRIVQCVPEAKRAWHAGVSSWAGEDDINSCSIGIEIINRGHDWGYPEFPLRQIAAVIALCRGIMLRRKVPAHRVLGHSDVAPARKKDPGEKFPWHSLANSGVGHWVTPAPIVRGESLMLGTISDAVLSMQQALAKYGYGVPLTGKYDAATMEVITAFQRHFRPARLDGVADHSTLSTLQALLASLPQEATTITTK, from the coding sequence ATGCCGTCCGGTTCGTCCACACCGTCTGATTCGAAGCGTCAACGCGTTCTCCCGGTTCCCAAGGCCGCGGCGAACATCCGGACGTTCGAGCCGGATTCCTCGATCGTCTCCGACATCATCCCGTCGCCGAACTATGGCGAGCGCAACAAGGGACGGCAGCCGGACATGATCTTGCTGCACTACACCGGCATGCCCGATGTCGAGGGCGCGCTGGCGCGGCTCTGCACGGCGGGCACCGAAGTGTCGGCGCATTACGTCGTGCTGGAGGACGGCCGCATCGTGCAATGCGTGCCCGAGGCTAAGCGCGCCTGGCACGCCGGCGTCTCGTCCTGGGCCGGCGAGGACGATATCAATTCCTGCTCGATCGGCATCGAGATCATCAATCGTGGCCATGACTGGGGCTATCCGGAATTTCCGCTGCGCCAGATCGCGGCCGTGATCGCGCTGTGCCGCGGCATCATGCTGCGGCGAAAAGTGCCGGCGCACCGCGTGCTCGGCCATTCCGACGTCGCCCCCGCGCGCAAGAAGGATCCCGGCGAGAAATTTCCGTGGCATTCGCTGGCCAATTCCGGCGTCGGTCACTGGGTGACGCCCGCGCCGATCGTACGCGGCGAGAGCCTGATGCTCGGCACGATCAGCGACGCGGTGCTGAGCATGCAGCAGGCGCTCGCGAAGTACGGCTACGGCGTGCCGCTGACCGGCAAATACGACGCCGCGACGATGGAAGTGATCACCGCCTTCCAGCGCCATTTCCGCCCGGCGCGGCTCGATGGCGTCGCGGATCATTCGACGCTGTCGACCTTGCAGGCGCTGCTGGCGAGCTTGCCTCAGGAAGCGACCACCATCACAACGAAGTGA
- the rsmH gene encoding 16S rRNA (cytosine(1402)-N(4))-methyltransferase RsmH, which translates to MSSVPHIPVLGREAVEHLAPRAGGVYVDATFGAGGYSRAILDVPGTRLIAIDRDRTAIAGGAELVERSAGRLTLVENRFSNLAEVCAAQGVEAVDGVVMDVGVSSMQLDQAGRGFSFRLDGPLDMRMGQAGPTAADVVAHASEGDLADIIYLFGEERQSRRIARAIVADREETPFTTTRGLADLVGRVVRSKPGDIHPATRTFQALRIFVNEELDELHTALAAAERVLKPGGRLVVVSFHSLEDRIVKNFLAERSKTGGGSRHLPEVAQTAPSFQLLTRRPVVAGEAEVAHNPRARSAKLRAAERTSAPVHDDSEPSSWPKLSDVMRGG; encoded by the coding sequence ATGAGCTCGGTTCCGCATATCCCCGTTCTCGGCCGCGAGGCGGTCGAGCATCTCGCGCCGCGCGCGGGCGGCGTTTATGTCGACGCCACCTTCGGCGCCGGCGGCTATAGCCGCGCCATTCTCGACGTGCCGGGAACCCGCCTGATCGCGATCGACCGCGACCGCACCGCGATCGCTGGCGGTGCCGAACTGGTCGAACGCTCCGCGGGCCGCCTGACGCTGGTTGAAAATCGCTTCTCCAATCTCGCCGAAGTCTGCGCGGCACAAGGCGTCGAAGCCGTCGACGGCGTCGTGATGGATGTCGGCGTGTCCTCGATGCAGCTCGACCAGGCCGGCCGCGGCTTCTCCTTCCGCCTCGACGGTCCGCTCGACATGCGGATGGGGCAGGCGGGCCCCACCGCGGCCGACGTCGTCGCGCACGCCTCGGAAGGCGATCTCGCCGACATCATTTATCTGTTCGGCGAGGAGCGGCAGTCGCGCCGCATCGCCCGCGCCATCGTGGCGGACCGGGAGGAGACGCCGTTCACGACCACGCGCGGGCTGGCCGATCTCGTCGGCAGGGTGGTGCGCTCAAAACCCGGCGACATTCACCCGGCGACGCGGACGTTCCAGGCGCTGCGCATCTTCGTCAACGAGGAACTCGACGAGCTCCACACCGCGCTCGCTGCTGCCGAGCGCGTGCTCAAGCCCGGCGGCCGCCTCGTGGTGGTCTCGTTCCATTCGCTGGAAGACCGCATCGTCAAGAACTTCCTCGCCGAGCGTTCCAAGACCGGCGGCGGCTCGCGCCATCTGCCGGAAGTGGCACAAACCGCGCCGAGCTTCCAGCTGCTGACGCGTCGTCCTGTCGTCGCCGGCGAAGCGGAAGTCGCGCATAATCCGCGCGCACGTTCGGCAAAGCTGCGCGCCGCCGAGCGCACCTCGGCGCCCGTGCACGACGACAGCGAGCCATCGTCCTGGCCAAAGCTCTCCGACGTGATGAGGGGCGGCTAG
- the ftsL gene encoding cell division protein FtsL, which produces MRIIHLLVIGALIFAAAYVYRIKMDSTARTEKVLRLHAEIREQRDAIAALRSEWAKLDAPLRLQGLAERHLPLKPVNGTQYDSLKNLPERPPRMFRPGEPDPIGAMLNTIEAASDADNVTGSVPHPEDQQ; this is translated from the coding sequence ATGCGCATCATCCACCTCCTCGTCATCGGCGCGCTGATCTTCGCTGCGGCCTATGTCTACCGGATCAAGATGGATTCCACGGCACGCACCGAGAAGGTGCTGCGGCTGCATGCGGAGATCCGCGAGCAGCGCGACGCGATCGCAGCGCTCCGTTCCGAATGGGCCAAGCTCGATGCGCCGCTGCGCCTGCAGGGCCTCGCCGAGCGGCATCTGCCGCTCAAGCCCGTCAACGGCACGCAATATGACTCCCTAAAGAACCTGCCGGAGCGTCCGCCGCGGATGTTCAGGCCGGGCGAGCCGGATCCGATCGGGGCCATGCTCAATACCATCGAAGCTGCGAGCGACGCCGATAACGTGACCGGCTCCGTGCCTCACCCCGAGGACCAGCAATGA